A region from the Bombyx mori chromosome 15, ASM3026992v2 genome encodes:
- the LOC101745174 gene encoding zinc finger protein 629 isoform X4 yields the protein MKVRERDTNKVTPSTFSAKFVLRNLIFSLRRHEKQHSRKGSVQCNKCGGKFRDEVLLKRHFNYAHKGTFICEECGASFSSKPALRTHLKIHRPESERRYKCSVNGCRKTFNFPHHLKHHELTHKNEKPHFCSICGKGSKLEIITTDTKSITEPLVEEESLQTTLCTNCGQIVFQIYYNEHVIMCKSNFDNNKPASQSFSSDKEAIDHSVSDVDVMEDVSSCKTILGGCLLESEGRECLCEQMSRRIGEGYDDPAPQSDANSWTKSLDREKNVSENFCDGCECSKVDEVKDTKLKTCLQNTISTTMTDLENRTIKVVNGAIKVLDICDIVMPEVMDAKQTSRFEIPNSCREMLGECIVNGSGEGCLCAQMKFEQIAAEEIANITPQPKI from the exons atgaaagtgAGAGAAAGAGACACGAACAAAGTCACTCCCTCCACTTTCAGTGCCAAATTTGTtctaagaaatttaatttttt CCTTACGGAGACACGAAAAACAGCATTCACGTAAAGGAAGCGTTCAATGTAATAAGTGTGGAGGAAAATTTAGGGATGAAGTTCTACTGAAGCGTCATTTTAATTATGCTCATAAAG GTACATTTATTTGTGAGGAATGCGGCGCATCATTTAGCAGCAAACCGGCTCTTCGAACTCACTTGAAGATTCACAGACCTGAATCGGAGAGGCGATACAAGTGCAGCGTTAATGGATGTCGTAAGACTTTCAATTTTCCACATCATTTAAAGCACCATGAGCTGACGCACAAAAATGAGAAGCCGCACTTCTGTAGTATATGCGGGAAAG GAAGTAAATTGGAAATCATAACTACAGATACAAAATCTATAACCGAACCATTAGTTGAGGAGGAAAGTCTAC aAACTACCTTATGCACGAATTGTGGTCAAATTGTATTCCAAATTTATTACAACGAACATGTAATTAtgtgtaaaagtaattttgataacaataaacCGGCATCTCAAAGTTTTTCTTCGGATAAAGAAGCTATTGATCACAGCGTTTCTGATGTAGACGTTATGGAAGACGTAAGTAGTTGTAAGACGATATTGGGCGGTTGTTTACTCGAGTCTGAAGGCCGAGAATGTTTATGTGAACAAATGAGCCGGAGAATTGGCGAGGGCTATGATGATCCAGCTCCCCAATCAGATGCGAATAGCTGGACAAAATCACTAGACCGCGAGAAAAACGTGAGCGAAAACTTCTGTGATGGCTGCGAATGTTCTAAAGTTGACGAAGTTAAAGATACGAAACTCAAAACTTGTTTACAAAACACGATTTCAACAACAATGACTGATTTAGAAAATAGAACTATTAAAGTAGTGAATGGAGCTATAAAAGTGCTTGATATATGCGATATAGTAATGCCAGAAGTAATGGATGCAAAGCAGACAAGTAGATTTGAAATCCCTAATAGTTGCAGGGAAATGCTTGGTGAATGTATAGTCAACGGAAGCGGCGAAGGCTGTTTATGTGCTCAAATGAAATTCGAACAGATAGCCGCAGAAGAAATAGCCAATATTACACCACAAccaaaaatttaa
- the LOC101745174 gene encoding zinc finger protein 16 isoform X2, whose translation MKVRERDTNKVTPSTFSAKFVLRNLIFSLRRHEKQHSRKGSVQCNKCGGKFRDEVLLKRHFNYAHKGTFICEECGASFSSKPALRTHLKIHRPESERRYKCSVNGCRKTFNFPHHLKHHELTHKNEKPHFCSICGKGFIQSHHLKAHLRTHEPDNWLYCDVTNCKKKFATDYARKRHQETHRSKLEIITTDTKSITEPLVEEESLQTTLCTNCGQIVFQIYYNEHVIMCKSNFDNNKPASQSFSSDKEAIDHSVSDVDVMEDVSSCKTILGGCLLESEGRECLCEQMSRRIGEGYDDPAPQSDANSWTKSLDREKNVSENFCDGCECSKVDEVKDTKLKTCLQNTISTTMTDLENRTIKVVNGAIKVLDICDIVMPEVMDAKQTSRFEIPNSCREMLGECIVNGSGEGCLCAQMKFEQIAAEEIANITPQPKI comes from the exons atgaaagtgAGAGAAAGAGACACGAACAAAGTCACTCCCTCCACTTTCAGTGCCAAATTTGTtctaagaaatttaatttttt CCTTACGGAGACACGAAAAACAGCATTCACGTAAAGGAAGCGTTCAATGTAATAAGTGTGGAGGAAAATTTAGGGATGAAGTTCTACTGAAGCGTCATTTTAATTATGCTCATAAAG GTACATTTATTTGTGAGGAATGCGGCGCATCATTTAGCAGCAAACCGGCTCTTCGAACTCACTTGAAGATTCACAGACCTGAATCGGAGAGGCGATACAAGTGCAGCGTTAATGGATGTCGTAAGACTTTCAATTTTCCACATCATTTAAAGCACCATGAGCTGACGCACAAAAATGAGAAGCCGCACTTCTGTAGTATATGCGGGAAAG GTTTTATACAATCACATCACCTGAAAGCTCACCTCAGAACCCACGAGCCTGATAATTGGCTGTACTGCGATGTAACGAACTGCAAAAAGAAATTTGCTACCGATTATGCTAGGAAAAGACATCAGGAAACTCACA GAAGTAAATTGGAAATCATAACTACAGATACAAAATCTATAACCGAACCATTAGTTGAGGAGGAAAGTCTAC aAACTACCTTATGCACGAATTGTGGTCAAATTGTATTCCAAATTTATTACAACGAACATGTAATTAtgtgtaaaagtaattttgataacaataaacCGGCATCTCAAAGTTTTTCTTCGGATAAAGAAGCTATTGATCACAGCGTTTCTGATGTAGACGTTATGGAAGACGTAAGTAGTTGTAAGACGATATTGGGCGGTTGTTTACTCGAGTCTGAAGGCCGAGAATGTTTATGTGAACAAATGAGCCGGAGAATTGGCGAGGGCTATGATGATCCAGCTCCCCAATCAGATGCGAATAGCTGGACAAAATCACTAGACCGCGAGAAAAACGTGAGCGAAAACTTCTGTGATGGCTGCGAATGTTCTAAAGTTGACGAAGTTAAAGATACGAAACTCAAAACTTGTTTACAAAACACGATTTCAACAACAATGACTGATTTAGAAAATAGAACTATTAAAGTAGTGAATGGAGCTATAAAAGTGCTTGATATATGCGATATAGTAATGCCAGAAGTAATGGATGCAAAGCAGACAAGTAGATTTGAAATCCCTAATAGTTGCAGGGAAATGCTTGGTGAATGTATAGTCAACGGAAGCGGCGAAGGCTGTTTATGTGCTCAAATGAAATTCGAACAGATAGCCGCAGAAGAAATAGCCAATATTACACCACAAccaaaaatttaa
- the LOC101745174 gene encoding zinc finger protein 883 isoform X3: MTAEDSTNKLQCSLCNKQFKYESERKRHEQSHSLHFQCQICSKKFNFLSALRRHEKQHSRKGSVQCNKCGGKFRDEVLLKRHFNYAHKGTFICEECGASFSSKPALRTHLKIHRPESERRYKCSVNGCRKTFNFPHHLKHHELTHKNEKPHFCSICGKGSKLEIITTDTKSITEPLVEEESLQTTLCTNCGQIVFQIYYNEHVIMCKSNFDNNKPASQSFSSDKEAIDHSVSDVDVMEDVSSCKTILGGCLLESEGRECLCEQMSRRIGEGYDDPAPQSDANSWTKSLDREKNVSENFCDGCECSKVDEVKDTKLKTCLQNTISTTMTDLENRTIKVVNGAIKVLDICDIVMPEVMDAKQTSRFEIPNSCREMLGECIVNGSGEGCLCAQMKFEQIAAEEIANITPQPKI, translated from the exons ATGACAGCTGAAGATTCCACAAACAAATTACAGTGTTCTCTGTGTAATAAGCaatttaaatatgaaagtgAGAGAAAGAGACACGAACAAAGTCACTCCCTCCACTTTCAGTGCCAAATTTGTtctaagaaatttaatttttt GTCAGCCTTACGGAGACACGAAAAACAGCATTCACGTAAAGGAAGCGTTCAATGTAATAAGTGTGGAGGAAAATTTAGGGATGAAGTTCTACTGAAGCGTCATTTTAATTATGCTCATAAAG GTACATTTATTTGTGAGGAATGCGGCGCATCATTTAGCAGCAAACCGGCTCTTCGAACTCACTTGAAGATTCACAGACCTGAATCGGAGAGGCGATACAAGTGCAGCGTTAATGGATGTCGTAAGACTTTCAATTTTCCACATCATTTAAAGCACCATGAGCTGACGCACAAAAATGAGAAGCCGCACTTCTGTAGTATATGCGGGAAAG GAAGTAAATTGGAAATCATAACTACAGATACAAAATCTATAACCGAACCATTAGTTGAGGAGGAAAGTCTAC aAACTACCTTATGCACGAATTGTGGTCAAATTGTATTCCAAATTTATTACAACGAACATGTAATTAtgtgtaaaagtaattttgataacaataaacCGGCATCTCAAAGTTTTTCTTCGGATAAAGAAGCTATTGATCACAGCGTTTCTGATGTAGACGTTATGGAAGACGTAAGTAGTTGTAAGACGATATTGGGCGGTTGTTTACTCGAGTCTGAAGGCCGAGAATGTTTATGTGAACAAATGAGCCGGAGAATTGGCGAGGGCTATGATGATCCAGCTCCCCAATCAGATGCGAATAGCTGGACAAAATCACTAGACCGCGAGAAAAACGTGAGCGAAAACTTCTGTGATGGCTGCGAATGTTCTAAAGTTGACGAAGTTAAAGATACGAAACTCAAAACTTGTTTACAAAACACGATTTCAACAACAATGACTGATTTAGAAAATAGAACTATTAAAGTAGTGAATGGAGCTATAAAAGTGCTTGATATATGCGATATAGTAATGCCAGAAGTAATGGATGCAAAGCAGACAAGTAGATTTGAAATCCCTAATAGTTGCAGGGAAATGCTTGGTGAATGTATAGTCAACGGAAGCGGCGAAGGCTGTTTATGTGCTCAAATGAAATTCGAACAGATAGCCGCAGAAGAAATAGCCAATATTACACCACAAccaaaaatttaa
- the LOC101745174 gene encoding zinc finger protein 16 isoform X1, translated as MTAEDSTNKLQCSLCNKQFKYESERKRHEQSHSLHFQCQICSKKFNFLSALRRHEKQHSRKGSVQCNKCGGKFRDEVLLKRHFNYAHKGTFICEECGASFSSKPALRTHLKIHRPESERRYKCSVNGCRKTFNFPHHLKHHELTHKNEKPHFCSICGKGFIQSHHLKAHLRTHEPDNWLYCDVTNCKKKFATDYARKRHQETHRSKLEIITTDTKSITEPLVEEESLQTTLCTNCGQIVFQIYYNEHVIMCKSNFDNNKPASQSFSSDKEAIDHSVSDVDVMEDVSSCKTILGGCLLESEGRECLCEQMSRRIGEGYDDPAPQSDANSWTKSLDREKNVSENFCDGCECSKVDEVKDTKLKTCLQNTISTTMTDLENRTIKVVNGAIKVLDICDIVMPEVMDAKQTSRFEIPNSCREMLGECIVNGSGEGCLCAQMKFEQIAAEEIANITPQPKI; from the exons ATGACAGCTGAAGATTCCACAAACAAATTACAGTGTTCTCTGTGTAATAAGCaatttaaatatgaaagtgAGAGAAAGAGACACGAACAAAGTCACTCCCTCCACTTTCAGTGCCAAATTTGTtctaagaaatttaatttttt GTCAGCCTTACGGAGACACGAAAAACAGCATTCACGTAAAGGAAGCGTTCAATGTAATAAGTGTGGAGGAAAATTTAGGGATGAAGTTCTACTGAAGCGTCATTTTAATTATGCTCATAAAG GTACATTTATTTGTGAGGAATGCGGCGCATCATTTAGCAGCAAACCGGCTCTTCGAACTCACTTGAAGATTCACAGACCTGAATCGGAGAGGCGATACAAGTGCAGCGTTAATGGATGTCGTAAGACTTTCAATTTTCCACATCATTTAAAGCACCATGAGCTGACGCACAAAAATGAGAAGCCGCACTTCTGTAGTATATGCGGGAAAG GTTTTATACAATCACATCACCTGAAAGCTCACCTCAGAACCCACGAGCCTGATAATTGGCTGTACTGCGATGTAACGAACTGCAAAAAGAAATTTGCTACCGATTATGCTAGGAAAAGACATCAGGAAACTCACA GAAGTAAATTGGAAATCATAACTACAGATACAAAATCTATAACCGAACCATTAGTTGAGGAGGAAAGTCTAC aAACTACCTTATGCACGAATTGTGGTCAAATTGTATTCCAAATTTATTACAACGAACATGTAATTAtgtgtaaaagtaattttgataacaataaacCGGCATCTCAAAGTTTTTCTTCGGATAAAGAAGCTATTGATCACAGCGTTTCTGATGTAGACGTTATGGAAGACGTAAGTAGTTGTAAGACGATATTGGGCGGTTGTTTACTCGAGTCTGAAGGCCGAGAATGTTTATGTGAACAAATGAGCCGGAGAATTGGCGAGGGCTATGATGATCCAGCTCCCCAATCAGATGCGAATAGCTGGACAAAATCACTAGACCGCGAGAAAAACGTGAGCGAAAACTTCTGTGATGGCTGCGAATGTTCTAAAGTTGACGAAGTTAAAGATACGAAACTCAAAACTTGTTTACAAAACACGATTTCAACAACAATGACTGATTTAGAAAATAGAACTATTAAAGTAGTGAATGGAGCTATAAAAGTGCTTGATATATGCGATATAGTAATGCCAGAAGTAATGGATGCAAAGCAGACAAGTAGATTTGAAATCCCTAATAGTTGCAGGGAAATGCTTGGTGAATGTATAGTCAACGGAAGCGGCGAAGGCTGTTTATGTGCTCAAATGAAATTCGAACAGATAGCCGCAGAAGAAATAGCCAATATTACACCACAAccaaaaatttaa
- the LOC105842947 gene encoding thiamine transporter 2 has protein sequence MLNWIKVTLILCLFGLLREIRPSEPFVSDFLVEWRNITNEQLQREIYPVGTYSYLAQLVLVFLITDFLRFKPVIILSGLSGITVYCILLWTSSIKWLQASQFFYGMYMATEVAYYTYIYAKVDPKKYPLVTSCTRIASLTGRFLSGVSSQLLIHFKFMDYRELNYITLTAQILATFWALWLPPVKYGIYFHRRISTINIPVDKSSYKNSEKRTFTSNLIEASSLILKHSRAAYSRPKVIAWSALYAVALALFVQAQTYIQILWRYIQKEQSNPVLYNGAAEAATTLLGAGAAYIASYDRQSFSPALSSAIQGIALFLTTYISNVFVSYAGYVVMGVMFHYIITLASAKIASQLIDDSCFGLIFGINTLLGVALQSLLTYILLQNLEFHITTHYYIVSGLFITLATCWLVGWILHIAHNKKQNVNSN, from the exons ATGCTCAATTGGATCAAAGTGACACTTATCCTGTGTTTGTTCGGTCTGCTTCGCGAGATACGACCCtccgaaccgttcgtttcggaTTTTCTTGTAGAATGGAGAAACATCACCAACGAACAATTACAAAGAGAAATTTATCCCGTAGGAACATATTCCTATTTAGCTCAACTCGTGCTGGTCTTCCTTATAACTGATTTCTTGAGATTTAAAcctgttattattttatctg GTCTCAGTGGAATAACAGTGTATTGTATATTACTATGGACATCCAGTATAAAGTGGCTTCAAGCCTCGCAATTCTTCTATGGAATGTACATGGCCACTGAAGTTGCTTATTACACTTACATTTATGCTAAG GTGGATCCGAAGAAGTACCCTTTAGTTACGTCGTGTACTAGGATCGCATCATTGACAGGAAGGTTCCTATCTGGTGTCAGTTCACAACTACTCATACATTTCAAATTCATGGACTACAGGGAACTAAATTACATAACTTTGACAG CGCAGATACTAGCAACATTTTGGGCACTATGGCTGCCTCCGGTTAAATATGGAATATACTTTCACAGAAGGATATCGACAATTAATATCCCTGTTGACAAATCATCATATAAAAACTCAGAAAAG cgtACATTCACAAGTAATTTAATAGAGGCTTCGAGCTTAATATTGAAACACTCGAGGGCGGCTTACTCCCGTCCAAAAGTGATAGCGTGGAGCGCTCTGTATGCGGTCGCTTTAGCCCTCTTCGTGCAAGCTCAGACTTATATACAAATACTGTGGCGGTACATACAAAAAGAACAATCGAATCcg GTATTATACAATGGAGCTGCGGAAGCCGCTACCACTCTGTTAGGGGCCGGGGCTGCGTACATAGCATCGTATGACCGGCAGTCCTTCAGTCCCGCACTTTCTTCAGCCATACAAGGAATCGCTCTGTTTCTAACTACCTACATATCGAACGTATTCGTTTCCTACGCTGGATACGTTGTCATGGGAGTCATGTTTCATTACATCATCACTTTGGCCAG cGCAAAAATAGCTAGTCAATTAATCGACGACAGTTGTTTCGGGCTGATATTCGGTATCAACACACTCCTCGGCGTCGCTTTGCAGTCTCTCCTCACGTACATACTGTTACAAAACTTGGAGTTTCACATAACAACGCACTATTACATCGTAAGCGGTCTTTTTATAACTCTGGCCACTTGTTGGTTAGTCGGATGGATACTCCATATTGctcataataaaaaacaaaacgtgaACAGTAATTAA